Within Xanthomonas oryzae pv. oryzae, the genomic segment TGCACGACTGCACGCAATGGCACCACTAGATTGGCGCCAAGCCACATCTTCCAAAGCGCGGCGTGCGCCACGATTGACCGCAGCGTCGCCTGGTCATCGCCTGCAACGATCAACGCATTGGATACATAGCCTTCGGCCCAGCCTGCAAGCACGATGACTGCCAGATAGAGAGCACCAGCAAGACGTGCATAGAATTGCGGACGCGCGTGGATGTCATGCGCCATGGAGAGCCTTGTCTTGCTGAGGAACCGACCCACCCGGGTGCAGCAGCGTGTAGTCGCGACCGATGCCGCCATGTCACGCAAATATCAGCCGCCGTGCTCATCCCACGTCGCGCCCACAACCGCCCACGCTCATCCCCGCAAGGCCGCAGCATGATGCGCAATGTGCTCGCCCATAAAGCTTGAGATGAAGTAATAGCTGTGGTCGTAACCGGGTTGCAGCCGCACCGTCACCGGATAGCCGGCTGCCTTGGCCGCATCTTCGAACAACACTGTTTTCAGCTGGTTTTGAAGAAACTCGTCCGCGTCTCCCTGATCGATCAACAAGGGTAAGCGTTCCTGAGCATCAGCGATCAAGGCCGTAGCATCGTACGCGTTCCACGTGGCGCGATCGTCGCCCAGATACTGGCTAAACGCCTTCTCGCCCCATGGCACCTGGCTGGGCGCCACGATCGGCGAAAACGCCGACACGCTGCGATAGCGTCCCGGGTTTTTCAATGCGATGGTCAAGGCGCCATGCCCGCCCATCGAGTGGCCGCTGATCGCACGCACGCCAGTGGTGGCGAAGTGTGCTTCGATCAACGCCGGTAACTCGTTCACCACGTAGTCGTACATGCGGTAATGCGCAGCCCACGGCGCTTGTGTGGCATCGAGGTAGAAACCCGCGCCCTTGCCGATATCGTAGCCGTCCGCATCCGCTATATCGTCGCCACGCGGGCTGGTGTCGGGGGCCACCAGGATCACGCCATGCTCAGCGGCGTAGCGCTGCGCCCCTGCCTTGCTGATGAAGTTCTGCTCGGTGCAGGTCAGACCGCTCAGCCAGTACAGCACCGGCAGCGGGCCATCGGCGGCCTGCGGCGGCAGGTATACGCCCACGTGCATGCGGCAGTCCAAGGTCTGCGACTGATGCCGGTAGACATCCTGCCAACCGCCAAAACAGGCACGATGTTCGATACGTTCCATGAAGATTCCTTACGAAGAGAAAACCCCGCAGCCGGATCGCCGGCTGCAGGGTTGGACCATCAATGCAACAGACCCTTGTTGCGCGCGACATGCGCAGACAGGGCATCCATCAACGCCGGCGACAGGCAGTCGTATGGCGGCAACCCGAGTTCGGTCAGGCACGCGCACCCCATCCATCTGCTCCGGCGGCGTGCCGGTTTCGATCATGGACGACACGAACGCAGCAAAACCGGGCGCCGACCAGCCCTGTTGCTTCGACAACTCGGTGGACACGAAATCCAGGCCGTAGAACGCGTGGTCGTTGTTCTCGATCCGGCCATACAGATGCACGCCGCACCCGGTGCACGCGTGGCATTGGATCGTCGCGCTTTCATCGACGAGCGTCAGCTTCTCTTCGTGCGCCGTCACCTTGACCGTGTCGCGCGAGACCACCGCCACCACGGAGAACTTCGCGCCGTCGGGCTTCCAGCACTTGCTGCAACCACAGGCATGGTTGGGCGCGGTCTGCGCAGACACGTCGACGATCACCTT encodes:
- the gfa gene encoding S-(hydroxymethyl)glutathione synthase; this translates as MTHVSIHSSVDGGVARSGAEGFQGGTLECHCASDKVIVDVSAQTAPNHACGCSKCWKPDGAKFSVVAVVSRDTVKVTAHEEKLTLVDESATIQCHACTGCGVHLYGRIENNDHAFYGLDFVSTELSKQQGWSAPGFAAFVSSMIETGTPPEQMDGVRVPDRTRVAAIRLPVAGVDGCPVCACRAQQGSVALMVQPCSRRSGCGVFSS
- the fghA gene encoding S-formylglutathione hydrolase; the protein is MERIEHRACFGGWQDVYRHQSQTLDCRMHVGVYLPPQAADGPLPVLYWLSGLTCTEQNFISKAGAQRYAAEHGVILVAPDTSPRGDDIADADGYDIGKGAGFYLDATQAPWAAHYRMYDYVVNELPALIEAHFATTGVRAISGHSMGGHGALTIALKNPGRYRSVSAFSPIVAPSQVPWGEKAFSQYLGDDRATWNAYDATALIADAQERLPLLIDQGDADEFLQNQLKTVLFEDAAKAAGYPVTVRLQPGYDHSYYFISSFMGEHIAHHAAALRG
- a CDS encoding DUF4386 family protein codes for the protein MAHDIHARPQFYARLAGALYLAVIVLAGWAEGYVSNALIVAGDDQATLRSIVAHAALWKMWLGANLVVPLRAVVQ